A section of the Capsicum annuum cultivar UCD-10X-F1 unplaced genomic scaffold, UCD10Xv1.1 ctg49975, whole genome shotgun sequence genome encodes:
- the LOC124892717 gene encoding uncharacterized protein LOC124892717: MAPLKALYENRYRFPIGWFEVGEAALIGIDSILEAMVKVQLICEILKTTQSRQKSYAVLRRRELKFEVGNWLFLKVSPMKVIMRFGKKGKLNPRFVGLYKIVWYIQKVAYELSLPSELVAIHSVSHVSMLKKCIGDLTLVVPLKSIGVKDNFLYEEIPLEILDK, from the coding sequence atggctccactTAAAGCATTGTACGAGAATAGGTACAGATTTcccataggatggtttgaggttggtgaagcggCATTAATTGGGATAGATTCTATTCTTGAAGCTATGGTAAAGGTTCAGTTAATTTGTGAAATATTGAAGActactcagagtcgtcagaagtcatatgcagttTTAAGGAGGAGAGAACTTAAGTTTGAAGTGGGGAATTGGTTATTTTTGAAAGTGTCGCCTATGAAGGTaataatgagatttggaaagaaagggaagttgaatCCCCGATTTGTTGGTCTGTATAAGATAGTGTGGTATATacaaaaggtagcttatgaattGAGCCTTCCATCAGAGTTAGTTGCAATTCACTCAGTGTCCCATGTTTCGatgctcaagaagtgcattggagatctgACCTTAGTAGTTCCCCTAAAGAGTATTGGGGTCAAAGATAACTTTTTGTATGAGGAGATTCCTCTGGAGATACTTGATAAGTAG